From the genome of Bactrocera oleae isolate idBacOlea1 chromosome 2, idBacOlea1, whole genome shotgun sequence, one region includes:
- the LOC106620945 gene encoding phosphotriesterase-related protein produces the protein MPIVQTVLGPIEPNLLGRTLTHEHLAVDFEGFYCEPPEEFKPYLKKKICLETVGYVRQYPYSSHENIHFYDEEAHEAVKKDIQLYKKYGGGSIVENSSHGLKRNLELMVDVAKGTGVHIIAGTGHYVHNLQEKDHLGMTVEQLTDLYSREIITGVEVEGVGMVKCGYIGEVGSVYPLHDFEKRAIRATGEIQEVLGCGVSFHPGRDAEAPFEIMRLYLEAGGRADKAIMSHVDRTLLDIDQVLEFAKLGSYIQYDLFGTECSFYQLSPTVDMPSDGQRISNVLKLLEEGLVNRIFLSHDIHTKHRLTSYGGHGYHHVYMNILPRMFAKGVSVEDVEQITVTNPANWLQFNI, from the exons atgcCAATTGTTCAAACTG TTCTTGGACCCATCGAACCCAATCTACTGGGTCGTACACTTACCCATGAGCATCTCGCAGTCGATTTCGAAGGTTTCTATTGTGAACCACCAGAGGAGTTTAAGCCATATCTGAAGAAAAAAATCTGTCTGGAAACCGTAGGCTACGTGCGTCAGTATCCCTATTCATCGCATGAAAATATTCACTTTTATGACGAGGAGGCACACGAGGCGGTCAAGAAAGATATACAACTGTATAAGAAATACGGCGGTGGCTCAATTGTAGAGAATAGCTCGCATGGACTGAAACGCAATCTTGAACTTATGGTAGATGTGGCGAAAGGCACAGGTGTACATATAATTGCCGGCACTGGACACTATGTGCACAATCTGCAGGAAAAGGATCACTTGGGTATGACGGTGGAGCAATTGACCGATTTATATTCGAGAGAAATCATTACTGGTGTTGAGGTGGAGGGTGTGGGTATGGTGAAGTGCGGCTATATTGGTGAAGTGGGTAGCGTTTATCCATTACATG ATTTTGAGAAGCGCGCCATACGGGCCACTGGCGAAATACAGGAAGTGCTCGGCTGTGGTGTTTCCTTCCATCCCGGTCGTGATGCAGAGGCGCCTTTCGAAATAATGCGTCTCTATTTGGAGGCCGGTGGTCGTGCTGACAAGGCCATTATGTCGCATGTGGATC GCACCCTATTGGACATCGACCAAGTGCTAGAGTTCGCCAAGTTAGGCAGCTACATTCAATACGATCTCTTCGGTACTGAGTGCTCATTCTACCAGTTAAGTCCCACAGTTGACATGCCGTCAGATGGTCAGCGCATTTCGAATGTACTGAAACTGCTAGAGGAGGGTTTAGTGAATCGAATTTTCCTATCACATGATATACATACGAAACATCGTTTG ACTTCCTATGGCGGCCATGGCTATCACCACGTTTATATGAATATTCTGCCACGCATGTTTGCCAAAGGCGTTTCAGTTGAAGATGTCGAGCAGATAACCGTTACAAACCCAGCAAATTGGCTGCAATTTAACATATAA
- the FER gene encoding tyrosine-protein kinase Fer isoform X5, protein MSSSGLSSCSSSQLLTPPTEIVGPPVAPARKKRPKSFMLMSLSTNRPLYEEEWFHGVLPREEVVRLLNNDGDFLVRETIRNEESQIVLSVCWNGHKHFIVQTTVDGHFRFEGPPFPSIQELIMHQYQSELPVTVKSGAILRRAICRERWELSNDDVVLLEKIGRGNFGDVYKAKLKSTKQDVAVKTCRMTLPDEQKRKFLQEGRILKQYDHPNIVKLIGICVQKQPIMIVMELVPGGSLLNYLRKNSNSLTTRQQMGMCRDAAAGMRYLESKNCIHRDLAARNCLVDFENSVKISDFGMSREEEEYIVSDGMKQIPVKWTAPEALNFGKYTSLCDVWSYGILMWEIFSKGDTPYSGMSNSRARERIDAGYRMPTPENTPPEMYRLMLKCWCAEAEARPHFDEIYNVVDALIIRLDNSH, encoded by the exons ATGAGCTCGTCGGGTCTAAGTAGTTGTAGCTCGTCACAACTACTGACGCCACCGACAGAAATCGTGGGGCCGCCGGTGGCGCCAGCCAGAAAGAAACGACCCAAATCGTTTATGCTT ATGTCACTGTCCACAAATCGGCCACTCTACGAAGAAGAATGGTTCCATGGCGTATTGCCGCGCGAAGAAGTCGTGCGTTTGCTCAACAACGACGGTGATTTTCTGGTACGTGAGACCATACGCAACGAGGAGAGTCAAATTGTGTTAAGTGTTTGTTGGAATGGACACAAGCATTTCATTGTGCAAACCACTGTCGATGGGCATTTCCGTTTCGAAGGTCCGCCATTCCCCAGCATTCAGGAGCTCATTATGCATCAATATCAGTCGGAGCTGCCGGTCACTGTGAAATCGGGTGCCATCTTGCGACGTGCCATTTGCCGCGAACGCTGGGAGTTGAGCAATGATGACGTCGTGTTGCTCGAGAAGATCGGACGT GGTAACTTCGGAGATGTCTATAAAGCGAAGTTGAAGTCCACAAAACAGGATGTCGCTGTGAAAACTTGCCGCATGACGCTGCCCGATGAACAGAAACGCAAATTCTTGCAAGAGGGGCGCATTCTCAAGCAGTACGACCACCCGAATATTGTGAAATTAATTGGTATTTGTGTGCAAAAGCAACCAATTATGATCGTTATGGAACTCGTGCCAG GTGGCTCTTTACTAAATTATTTGCGAAAGAACTCAAATTCATTGACGACTCGTCAACAAATGGGCATGTGTCGAGATGCGGCGGCGG GTATGCGCTACTTGGAATCTAAAAACTGCATACATCGTGATCTCGCAGCTCGTAATTGTTTGGTTGATTTTGAAAACTCAGTGAAAATCTCCGATTTCGGAATGTCACGTGAAGAAGAAGAGTATATAG tttCCGATGGCATGAAACAAATTCCTGTTAAATGGACAGCGCCGGAAGCATTAAATTTCGGCAAATATACCTCATTGTGTGATGTTTGGTCCTACGGTATTTTAATGTGGGAAATTTTCTCCAAAGGTGATACACCCTACTCAGGCATGAGTAATTCACGTGCACGAGAGAGAATCGATGCAG GCTACCGTATGCCAACACCTGAAAACACACCACCCGAAATGTATCGGCTCATGTTAAAGTGCTGGTGCGCTGAAGCTGAAGCACGACCACATTTCGACGAGATCTACAACGTTGTCGATGCACTGATAATACGATTAGATAATAGTCATTAG
- the FER gene encoding tyrosine-protein kinase Fer isoform X6, giving the protein MGFSSALQGRAAHEALIVRQDAELRLMETMKRSIQLKAKCDREYAIGLAAVAQQGMKTDRADEMQGSLITKAWRSYMDELDHQAKQFKSNAELLEVVCEKLTHLSQDKRKARKAYQEEHAKIAARLNHLTDEVVRKKAEYQKHLEGYKALRTRFEEHYIKSGRGGRKLDDVRDKYQKACRKLHLTHNEYVLSITEAVEVEKDFRTVLLPGLLEHQQSVQESFILLWKNILQETSQHGDLTSDKFKEIQKRIDNVINSINPSEEYREFTEKHKTSPTTPLVFQFDDALIEDIPGKLQSNTLTVDNLTVDWLRSRLIDLEMSVKECQEKQLKMIEHANGGSPIANGSITRNGSTASNGIQSPKDSQNRQSKDLNALRCQEKQKQKLVDMIKCALNEIGCEELPSGCDDHLEQNFIENSFNNDQQQNSATSTNSTGVSIINELRRRGGVLTLLRGRPFKRKSTPQPTTPTVNRMRTQRFNKLQPRSQSLGSLSVNTSPAKYEPITNPLRMATSLEANTGYGLHDIDPDSVIMFDRSATNAKMFPKLRRTQLSMLCLNEEETPTAFVISIDTNPNEPELDDHTNNNNNSINIYADLLGGCESLGGDCDSVRSGELALRRQENVKIEINQTKVTVKNSIDAHLDKIDELNRTLDDRLKRQLPQAATTRPQLNFDAIESADAAGVTTRTKTAGDLDAHCSSKRSSSSSSDCRTCATRKEKDTDVGSGGNTKKRSVSFSQKSINAIMTNFKEFTKKNAMPKVPKTTITLVEYKENSDQFELIDPELGKSTQSNGRANDGADKTVVETESDTDTKPKSNGSVTKEKTTSYNNNNASTTDNTTSTTTQTPVLAASADSTTNPSKTEPLAMTAKLRLKVPKIQKKSKALRQTFRAKLLNFQIKRDKICKQCTKRRRVHPSKNMFSKDFGFKRDEVNTENCVAGVEEFCTCPPDKCSNKIAFIEPTTHFDSMSSAEAEDEGSGGEDHLSLKEHCYSVPSLAMSMSLSTNRPLYEEEWFHGVLPREEVVRLLNNDGDFLVRETIRNEESQIVLSVCWNGHKHFIVQTTVDGHFRFEGPPFPSIQELIMHQYQSELPVTVKSGAILRRAICRERWELSNDDVVLLEKIGRGNFGDVYKAKLKSTKQDVAVKTCRMTLPDEQKRKFLQEGRILKQYDHPNIVKLIGICVQKQPIMIVMELVPGGSLLNYLRKNSNSLTTRQQMGMCRDAAAGMRYLESKNCIHRDLAARNCLVDFENSVKISDFGMSREEEEYIVSDGMKQIPVKWTAPEALNFGKYTSLCDVWSYGILMWEIFSKGDTPYSGMSNSRARERIDAGYRMPTPENTPPEMYRLMLKCWCAEAEARPHFDEIYNVVDALIIRLDNSH; this is encoded by the exons CTCACAGACGAAGTTGTACGTAAGAAAGCCGAATATCAGAAACATCTGGAGGGATATAAGGCACTGCGGACGCGCTTTGAGGAACACTACATAAAAT CCGGTCGTGGTGGTCGAAAGTTGGATGATGTACGCGATAAATATCAGAAAGCCTGCCGCAAACTACATCTCACCCACAACGAATATGTACTCTCCATCACCGAAGCCGTCGAGGTGGAGAAAGATTTCCGTACAGTATTGCTACCCGGTCTGTTGGAGCACCAACAATCTGTGCAAGAGAGTTTCATACTACTGTGGAAGAATATACTGCAAGAGACCAGCCAGCATGGAGATCTCACATCTGACAAATTCAAGGAAATACAGAAACGCATCGACAATGTGATAAACAGCATAAATCCCAGTGAGGAATATCGGGAATTCACCGAGAAACACAA AACCTCCCCCACCACACCTTTAGTATTCCAATTCGACGACGCACTTATCGAGGATATACCCGGCAAATTGCAATCGAATACGCTCACCGTTGATAATCTCACAGTCGACTGGCTGCGCTCGCGACTCATTGATTTGGAAATGTCTGTGAAGGAATGCCAGGAGAAACAGCTGAAAATGATCGAGCATGCGAATGGCGGTTCACCGATAGCGAATGGAAGCATAACGCGCAATGGCAGCACCGCCAGCAATGGCATACAATCGCCCAAAGACAGTCAGAA CAGACAATCCAAGGACCTCAATGCATTGCGCTGTCAAgagaagcaaaaacaaaagttggTGGATATGATTAAGTGCGCTTTGAATGAGATTGGCTGCGAGGAGTTGCCATCTGGCTGTGATGATCATTTGGAACAGAATTTCATAGAGAATAGCTTTAATAATGATCAACAG CAGAACTCGGCAACTTCGACCAATTCCACAGGCGTAAGTATTATCAACGAGTTACGACGACGCGGTGGCGTGCTCACACTACTACGTGGTAGACCGTTCAAACGCAAATCGACACCGCAGCCGACCACGCCCACCGTCAACCGTATGCGCACGCAACGCTTCAACAAGCTACAACCTCGTTCCCAAAGTCTCGGATCGTTGTCGGTAAATACCAGTCCTGCGAAATATGAGCCCATTACTAACCCCTTGCGCATGGCTACAAGCCTCGAAGCTAACACTGGCTACGGTCTGCATGACATCGATCCCGATTCAGTGATCATGTTTGATCGTAGTGCCACTAATGCAAAAATGTTTCCCAAGTTGCGACGCACGCAACTCTCAATGTTGTGTTTAAATGAAGAAGAGACGCCAACCGCTTTTGTTATATCCATTGATACTAACCCAAATGAGCCAGAGTTAGACGATCACacgaacaacaataataatagtattaatatatatgcCGATTTGTTAGGGGGTTGTGAATCATTGGGGGGTGACTGTGATAGTGTAAGAAGTGGTGAGTTAGCTTTGCGACGacaagaaaatgtaaaaatcgAAATCAATC AAACAAAAGTGACAGTGAAGAACTCAATTGATGCGCATTTGGATAAAATCGATGAATTGAATCGTACACTGGATGATCGTCTGAAGCGTCAGTTGCCACAAGCTGCTACAACGCGCCCGCAATTGAACTTTGATGCCATCGAGTCAGCTGATGCCGCCGGAGTCACAACACGCACGAAAACCGCCGGAGACCTGGATGCACATTGCTCTTCCAAACGTTCATCAAGCTCAAGCTCCGACTGCCGAACATGTGCTACGCGTAAGGAGAAAGATACTGATGTTGGTAGTGGCGGCAATACCAAGAAACGCTCTGTCTCATTTTCACAAAAGTCCATAAACGCGATTATGACCAATTTCAAGGAGTTTACGAAGAAGAACGCCATGCCGAAAGTGCCAAAGACAACCATTACATTGGTGGAATACAAAGAGAACAGCGATCAGTTTGAGTTGATCGATCCGGAGCTCGGCAAGTCAACGCAGAGCAATGGTCGCGCCAATGACGGCGCTGATAAAACTGTCGTAGAAACGGAGAGCGATACGGATACCAAGCCAAAGAGTAACGGCAGTGTGACCAAAGAAAAAACGACAtcttacaacaataacaatgctaGCACAACAGACAATACAACGAGTACTACAACGCAAACACCGGTGTTAGCTGCCTCAGCTGATAGCACCACTAATCCGTCCAAAACCGAGCCATTAGCCATGACCGCTAAGCTACGCCTGAAAGTGCCAAAGATACAAAAGAAGTCTAAAGCGTTGCGTCAAACGTTTCGCGCCAAGCTACTAAATTTCCAAATTAAACGcgataaaatatgcaaacaatGCACGAAGCGCCGGCGCGTGCACCCGTCCAAGAATATGTTCAGCAAAGACTTCGGCTTCAAACGCGACGAAGTCAATACGGAAAACTGCGTTGCGGGAGTTGAAGAATTCTGCACATGCCCGCCCGATAAGTGCTCAAATAAAATCGCCTTCATCGAACCAACCACACACTTCGATTCGATGAGCTCTGCCGAGGCCGAAGACGAGGGCAGTGGTGGCGAGGATCACCTCAGCCTGAAGGAGCATTGCTACAGCGTTCCCAGCTTGGCGATGAGT ATGTCACTGTCCACAAATCGGCCACTCTACGAAGAAGAATGGTTCCATGGCGTATTGCCGCGCGAAGAAGTCGTGCGTTTGCTCAACAACGACGGTGATTTTCTGGTACGTGAGACCATACGCAACGAGGAGAGTCAAATTGTGTTAAGTGTTTGTTGGAATGGACACAAGCATTTCATTGTGCAAACCACTGTCGATGGGCATTTCCGTTTCGAAGGTCCGCCATTCCCCAGCATTCAGGAGCTCATTATGCATCAATATCAGTCGGAGCTGCCGGTCACTGTGAAATCGGGTGCCATCTTGCGACGTGCCATTTGCCGCGAACGCTGGGAGTTGAGCAATGATGACGTCGTGTTGCTCGAGAAGATCGGACGT GGTAACTTCGGAGATGTCTATAAAGCGAAGTTGAAGTCCACAAAACAGGATGTCGCTGTGAAAACTTGCCGCATGACGCTGCCCGATGAACAGAAACGCAAATTCTTGCAAGAGGGGCGCATTCTCAAGCAGTACGACCACCCGAATATTGTGAAATTAATTGGTATTTGTGTGCAAAAGCAACCAATTATGATCGTTATGGAACTCGTGCCAG GTGGCTCTTTACTAAATTATTTGCGAAAGAACTCAAATTCATTGACGACTCGTCAACAAATGGGCATGTGTCGAGATGCGGCGGCGG GTATGCGCTACTTGGAATCTAAAAACTGCATACATCGTGATCTCGCAGCTCGTAATTGTTTGGTTGATTTTGAAAACTCAGTGAAAATCTCCGATTTCGGAATGTCACGTGAAGAAGAAGAGTATATAG tttCCGATGGCATGAAACAAATTCCTGTTAAATGGACAGCGCCGGAAGCATTAAATTTCGGCAAATATACCTCATTGTGTGATGTTTGGTCCTACGGTATTTTAATGTGGGAAATTTTCTCCAAAGGTGATACACCCTACTCAGGCATGAGTAATTCACGTGCACGAGAGAGAATCGATGCAG GCTACCGTATGCCAACACCTGAAAACACACCACCCGAAATGTATCGGCTCATGTTAAAGTGCTGGTGCGCTGAAGCTGAAGCACGACCACATTTCGACGAGATCTACAACGTTGTCGATGCACTGATAATACGATTAGATAATAGTCATTAG